A stretch of Myceligenerans xiligouense DNA encodes these proteins:
- a CDS encoding aminotransferase class V-fold PLP-dependent enzyme — protein sequence MTAATDTTTTPGDGSAGELTAEPGTVGPIAPLLPVVGHDTLVPLVDGRQVTYSNLDVAASAPALESVAQRVAETLPLYASVHRGAGYLSQVSTALYEASRRAIGDFVGARADDLTLITRNTTDSLNLLAGCVPADPVSGAPGRVLVLDVEHHANLLPWQRLTDATVLTGGATVADTLAQVRDELAGGASAGRPYALLAVTGASNVTGESLPLAELAGAAHAHGARVVLDGAQLVPHRRFSLADSGVDYLAFSGHKTYAPYGAGALVGRRDWLDAGTPYLAGGGAVRRVRTGTTDWHDGPARHEAGSPNVIGAVALAAACEALAALDPAEVRAHEGELRRRLVGGLEAIDRVSVVKVWDDAADPVGVVTFTVTGYDPGLVAAYLSAEHGIGVRDGRFCAHPLLGRLGFDAGAVRASVGVGTAGEEVERLLAAVRALVADGPQARYDVVDGLWVVVDDPRPVPEGSGLAGLLATAAAGYLADVAVCLPDEA from the coding sequence ATGACGGCAGCCACCGACACCACGACCACGCCCGGCGACGGCTCGGCCGGCGAGCTGACCGCCGAGCCAGGCACGGTCGGCCCGATCGCGCCGCTCCTGCCGGTCGTGGGGCACGACACGCTCGTCCCGCTCGTCGACGGACGGCAGGTGACGTACTCCAACCTCGACGTCGCGGCCTCCGCACCCGCGCTCGAGTCCGTCGCGCAGCGCGTCGCCGAGACCCTGCCCCTGTACGCGAGCGTCCACCGGGGCGCGGGGTACCTGTCCCAGGTCTCCACCGCCCTGTACGAGGCGTCCCGGCGCGCGATCGGGGACTTCGTCGGCGCCCGCGCGGACGACCTCACCCTCATCACGCGCAACACCACCGACTCGCTCAACCTGCTGGCCGGATGCGTCCCCGCCGACCCGGTCAGCGGAGCGCCGGGCCGCGTCCTCGTGCTCGACGTCGAACACCACGCCAACCTCCTGCCGTGGCAGCGACTCACCGACGCCACCGTCCTCACCGGAGGCGCGACCGTGGCCGACACGCTCGCGCAGGTGCGCGACGAGCTGGCCGGCGGAGCGTCGGCCGGCCGGCCGTACGCCCTGCTGGCCGTGACCGGTGCGTCCAACGTCACCGGCGAGTCCCTCCCCCTCGCGGAACTGGCCGGTGCCGCTCACGCGCACGGCGCCCGCGTCGTCCTCGACGGTGCCCAGCTCGTCCCGCACCGCCGGTTCTCGCTCGCCGACAGCGGCGTCGACTACCTCGCCTTCTCCGGGCACAAGACCTACGCGCCCTACGGTGCCGGTGCACTGGTCGGCCGCCGCGACTGGCTCGACGCCGGCACCCCCTACCTCGCCGGCGGCGGTGCCGTTCGCCGCGTGCGTACCGGCACGACCGACTGGCACGACGGCCCCGCCCGCCACGAGGCCGGCTCCCCGAACGTGATCGGCGCCGTCGCCCTCGCCGCCGCGTGCGAGGCGCTCGCCGCGCTCGACCCGGCCGAGGTCCGCGCGCACGAGGGCGAGCTGCGCCGCCGCCTCGTGGGTGGCCTCGAGGCGATCGACCGCGTGTCCGTGGTCAAGGTGTGGGACGACGCCGCCGACCCCGTGGGCGTGGTGACGTTCACCGTCACGGGCTACGACCCGGGCCTCGTCGCCGCATACCTGTCGGCCGAGCACGGCATCGGCGTGCGCGACGGGCGGTTCTGCGCGCACCCGCTGCTCGGCCGTCTCGGGTTCGACGCGGGAGCGGTGCGTGCCTCGGTCGGTGTCGGGACCGCCGGCGAGGAGGTGGAGCGGCTCCTCGCCGCCGTGCGCGCGCTGGTCGCCGACGGGCCGCAGGCACGGTACGACGTCGTCGACGGGCTCTGGGTGGTGGTCGACGACCCGCGGCCGGTGCCGGAGGGCTCCGGGCTGGCCGGCCTCCTGGCGACGGCCGCGGCCGGCTACCTGGCCGACGTCGCGGTCTGCCTGCCCGACGAGGCCTGA
- a CDS encoding rhodanese-like domain-containing protein — translation MSNPEPDAPVSRGSRLEPRPAAGYAGDITPQEAWDLLGDVPDATLVDVRTDGEWRTIGVPDVSSLEKRVVFAEWVHADGRPNPAFLEELKAGLGATGGPVVFLCRSGQRSIGAARLATSAGIAPSYNVVEGFEGPAGPDGVRNHSGWKVRELPWTEAGA, via the coding sequence ATGAGCAACCCCGAACCCGACGCCCCCGTGAGCCGCGGCTCGCGCCTGGAGCCGCGCCCCGCCGCCGGATACGCCGGAGACATCACCCCGCAGGAGGCCTGGGACCTGCTGGGCGACGTCCCGGACGCCACCCTGGTCGACGTCCGCACCGACGGCGAGTGGCGCACCATCGGTGTGCCCGACGTGAGCTCGCTCGAGAAGCGGGTCGTGTTCGCCGAGTGGGTGCACGCCGACGGCCGGCCCAACCCGGCGTTCCTGGAGGAGCTGAAGGCCGGCCTCGGCGCCACCGGCGGCCCCGTCGTGTTCCTCTGCCGGTCCGGCCAGCGGTCGATCGGCGCCGCGCGGCTGGCCACCAGCGCCGGCATCGCGCCGTCGTACAACGTGGTCGAGGGCTTCGAGGGCCCGGCCGGTCCCGACGGCGTCCGCAACCACAGCGGCTGGAAGGTGCGGGAGCTGCCGTGGACGGAGGCGGGCGCGTGA
- a CDS encoding O-succinylhomoserine sulfhydrylase, translating to MPAGVRPRTLAVRGGHARTEFQETGEAVFLTQGYVYDSAAEAEAAFSGDLDRFVYSRYGNPTVHTFEERLRVLEGAEACYATATGMSAVFTTLAALVRSGSRIVTARALFGSSVVIFDEILAKWGVRTDYVDGHVLSQWEEALAEPADVVFFETPSNPMQDLVDVRAVVELAHRAGATVVLDNVFATPLLQRPLELGADVVVYSATKHIDGQGRVLGGAILGSTEFVTGPVQTLIRNTGPSLSPFNAWALLKGLETLPVRVAAQTDAALELARTLEGFDGVTGVRYPFLDSHPQAELARAQMSGGGTVVTFDLDIPPGTDADDARKRTFAFLDALRIIDISNNLGDAKSLVTHPATTTHRKLGAEGRARVGISETTVRLSVGLEDVQDIVEDVEQALAAS from the coding sequence CTGCCGGCCGGTGTCCGCCCGCGGACCCTCGCCGTACGCGGCGGGCACGCCCGCACGGAGTTCCAGGAGACCGGCGAGGCCGTCTTCCTCACGCAGGGGTACGTGTACGACTCGGCCGCCGAGGCCGAAGCGGCGTTCTCCGGCGATCTGGACCGGTTCGTCTACTCCCGCTACGGCAACCCGACCGTGCACACGTTCGAGGAGCGCCTGCGCGTCCTGGAGGGCGCGGAGGCCTGCTACGCGACGGCCACGGGCATGTCGGCGGTGTTCACCACGCTGGCGGCACTGGTGCGGTCCGGGTCCCGGATCGTCACGGCCCGCGCCCTGTTCGGGTCGAGCGTGGTGATCTTCGACGAGATCCTCGCCAAGTGGGGGGTGCGCACCGACTACGTGGACGGGCATGTGCTCTCCCAGTGGGAGGAGGCGCTGGCCGAACCCGCCGACGTCGTGTTCTTCGAGACGCCGTCGAACCCGATGCAGGACCTCGTCGACGTGCGTGCCGTGGTCGAGCTGGCGCATCGCGCGGGGGCCACCGTCGTGCTCGACAACGTGTTCGCGACGCCGCTGCTGCAGCGGCCGCTGGAGCTCGGGGCCGACGTCGTCGTCTACTCCGCGACCAAGCACATCGACGGGCAGGGGCGCGTGCTCGGCGGCGCGATCCTGGGGAGCACGGAGTTCGTCACCGGACCGGTGCAGACCCTGATCCGCAACACCGGGCCCTCGCTGTCGCCGTTCAACGCGTGGGCGCTGCTCAAGGGCCTGGAGACGCTCCCGGTGCGGGTCGCGGCGCAGACGGACGCGGCGCTGGAGCTGGCACGGACGCTCGAGGGTTTCGACGGCGTGACCGGGGTGCGGTACCCGTTCCTCGACTCGCACCCGCAGGCGGAGCTGGCGCGGGCGCAGATGTCGGGCGGCGGGACCGTGGTGACGTTCGACCTGGACATCCCGCCGGGAACGGACGCCGACGACGCCAGGAAGCGCACGTTCGCGTTCCTCGACGCGCTGCGCATCATCGACATCTCGAACAATCTCGGCGACGCGAAGTCGCTGGTGACGCACCCCGCGACGACGACCCACCGCAAGCTGGGCGCCGAGGGCCGCGCCCGGGTGGGCATCAGCGAGACCACGGTGCGGCTGTCCGTGGGGCTCGAGGATGTCCAGGACATCGTCGAGGACGTGGAGCAGGCGCTGGCCGCGTCGTAG